The segment TATACAAAGATACCACATTTATCGGTGCCGGAACCTTTTTCATCCTCGAGTTTGTAGGGGGTAAGTTTTAGATGTAACAACGACAAATACCAAGAACGTGTTCCAGTGAAAGGACGTTGTAAGAGGACATCATGCATAGATATTTGTGTCGAACTGTGTACGCTACAAGAAATTCACCTGTCAGTATCCTTGAGTCTTGTTTGTCACTAGCTAAATGTGGCAAGGCCGAGACTCTAGCATACAGGTGAGTTTGAAAGTGGATGAAGTTATACGCTGAATTACAGAGTGCTGTTGATTACGGTAGCCACTTGCTAAATGTGATTATCTAACAATACTGTACAGGGTACTAGTTATGCTGCCGACAAGTTTTTGCGTTGACTGCAATGTAAATCTAAAAAAGCTTCTGAATATGAAAGCCATTTACTGGAGAATCAATAATTAGTTCACTAAACCTGTACTGATCAGGGCAGGACATTTTGAATGACATTCGTGGGACCGGTCAGCTGCATTGTCGGCATGTCCATGGTAACGTGTTTACATTCTTCGATATGTGGTAGGAGGTATGAAGAGCATCCAGTGTTTTATTACATCATGAACACTTTATTGCAAGGAGTTTTATCCATGTCACGTTACCTTTTCAATAGTATTGTCTCTCTCCTACAATAATGGtcttattttcatgtttaatattCGAAAAACGTTAAAtgcttgattaatttttttttcttttttttgctttgttttagcTTTGAGACTGAAGGAGTCAGAACCCTCAGCACAAGTTCAGTCAAAAGCTGcgaaaacaaaaatgatgttTCCTCTTCTAATAGAGATGACAAACCAGCAGCCAACAGAGATGTTGACGCTACAGAAACACCAACTTTGACTGTACAGGCAActgaaaatgacaacaacattGTCAACATCGTCGTGCAAAGTGAGGAGCCAGCAGTATTAAAGACCAATGATGGAAATGCCACGCAGCAACATATAGATGTTAAAATCAAACCAGCCACAGCAACAGAGGAAATCAAAACTACTGTAAATAAAGGTGGCAAAGAGAATCTCCATGATCTTCTTAGATCCTTAAAGGTGGACATTACGACCAAAGCGACAGACagacttttaaaaagaaatgaaagtttAAAGTCTACCTTCGGTCTGAAGCCAGAAGCTGTGGAGAGCAGCACCAGTATGTCTCAGCAGTCTACAAAGGGACCATCAACAGAGAGGTGAGACTGGTTCAATAGAAAACTGTTATTAATCAAATTTTGTTGTGATTTCAATGTGTACGCCTTGCAGTTTTTCTCTTTCAACAATATTATCACTGAAGTACTTACTTTTTTCCGTATATGAGAGATGCATACCTGTAATCTTGTTACTCACTCTACCCTAATGTTGGGACACACTCTTCATCTACTGATTCCAGCCTGTCTACGGTTTTTCTTAGTGAGGGTCTTAATCCTGAACTGCTTGCAGCTGCATCTGCTGCTGCCGCCACTCTGCCTAACCAATCCCAGGTTGAGATTGACCTGATCAAGCAGTTGAGGCAGCAGGAGACTCAGAAGAAGGGCGACATAGATGTCAGGTATCCAACCTAAATTTGTTTCTAGCatataaatgtcaaattaatatttaagtTAAACTTAAAGTTGTATCTATTTTGAATAATGGAAATTTTCAGATCGATTATTTCTGGCATGAAAGTAAGACAGAATTCAAAGCAAACAAGGCCTCACGATGACGATAGTACACGAGGAAGCACATCCATGCGAGGAAGTTTTGCTGCTAGTCTGGAAGGTACTTGGAAAAGGTAAAAACGTGATTCAAATTATAATTCAGCCAATTTTCAGAGgaactttatttaaagtttgttttactTAATAGGAGGACTATGTTGTCAAACAAAAGACTGCAAATCTTCTCTCCCCGTTCTGAAGAAGGCATTGTGTCAACAGTTGGTAatgaaaaatttgatttttcgCTTTTAAGTCTAGAATTattgtggatgtttttttgtttagatGTACTCCTTCGATAATTTCTGAGGTATTTATGGTGGCACAGTAGTGTAGTAGTTAGCACTGTTTCCTCACAGAAAGGCCCTGGGGCTTTTCTGTGTGCAGCTtacatgctctccctgtgtcggCATGGTTACTGTACTGTCCGGGCACAATGGTTTTGTCAGGCCATAAAAAAGAATTTCAGTAGTCCCTCTAAAAGAatatgaatggttgtttgtctttcgatGACTATGTGCACTGTGATGAAATTATGTGCCCCGCCTGGCATCCAATGTCAACTTCattaggctccagccccccttGAGACAATAGACCTTCATTAATGCTTATTGTCATGGGACATGATCACCCAATCAGTTTCTCTTGCTCCTAAACAAATTAATCACCACATTTCTTCAGCTTTTGGTTTTCACCTCATCTATACATCTGACCATAATGCTGCTGTTATATTTTCAGCACGACCAACTCTATGGGATTTGGAATTTGCTGAAGAATTGTCTCTGTCAGTCAATCACATGCCCTCCAACAAGCTTGAGGAAATGATTCAGTGGACCAAAGAAGGGAAATTATGGGAGTACCCAATCAACAATGAAGCTGGTAAGTGCTGTGATGATTCCATTCTAGTTGTATACAGAATGAACAAAATTAACTTTGGCCAAGTTGCCACACTGACAGTGCTCCTTCTGTTGTGTGTTAGGACTTGATGAGGAAGCCAGTGTCTCATTCAATGAGCATGTTTTCTTAGAAAAACATTTGGAGGAAGGTTTCCCCCTTCAGGGACCAGTGCGGCACTTCATGGAACTTGTGGTTGCTGGTCTGTCCAAAAACCCATATCTGACAGTCCAAAATAAGAAGGAACACATTTCATGGTACAGAGACTACTTCCAGCAGAAAAAGGAAACTCTGGAAGAGTGAAATATTTATGACAACTAGATTAAGATAAGTAAGTTTTGTGAGGCAAGTCCCTCTTACTCAACACAGCTTTGCAGGTCTAAACATCTGCACTTGTACTCTGAACAGCTTCCAGTACAAACCCAACATTTTTCCCCCTCATTTTGGAGTCCTGGTAGGATCAACTGGTGTCATTTTTGCATCTATTTGTCAGCTAATGAACATTTACTGCTTCTCAAATATTTGTATAGAATGATGggtaaatcatttaattttggCTTGTTACACTATGAAGTAAAAATGTGAAGAGTAAGTGAAATACTGTTATACAAATGCTTGTACAGCTAATAAAGTTGCAGGATTTACAGTCAT is part of the Antennarius striatus isolate MH-2024 chromosome 13, ASM4005453v1, whole genome shotgun sequence genome and harbors:
- the mrps31 gene encoding small ribosomal subunit protein mS31; its protein translation is MHRYLCRTVYATRNSPVSILESCLSLAKCGKAETLAYSFETEGVRTLSTSSVKSCENKNDVSSSNRDDKPAANRDVDATETPTLTVQATENDNNIVNIVVQSEEPAVLKTNDGNATQQHIDVKIKPATATEEIKTTVNKGGKENLHDLLRSLKVDITTKATDRLLKRNESLKSTFGLKPEAVESSTSMSQQSTKGPSTESLSTVFLSEGLNPELLAAASAAAATLPNQSQVEIDLIKQLRQQETQKKGDIDVRSIISGMKVRQNSKQTRPHDDDSTRGSTSMRGSFAASLEGTWKRRTMLSNKRLQIFSPRSEEGIVSTVARPTLWDLEFAEELSLSVNHMPSNKLEEMIQWTKEGKLWEYPINNEAGLDEEASVSFNEHVFLEKHLEEGFPLQGPVRHFMELVVAGLSKNPYLTVQNKKEHISWYRDYFQQKKETLEE